The Osmia bicornis bicornis unplaced genomic scaffold, iOsmBic2.1, whole genome shotgun sequence genome includes a window with the following:
- the LOC123988841 gene encoding uncharacterized protein LOC123988841 — protein sequence MDTLIRENKVHARLINNALLNFKKLGNANHTPAVIRSRINLLKDYWAKFQSTQVQIEVAATEEDTRANPYFSSDVFGDTEAAFLAALDAMTAALPTDSEPASNPCNTSTASCNRESALSVKLPRVELPKFSGDYTEWENFRDLFQSLVGSNDALPEVQKLHHRKLSLIGEASLLLKNVSTSAANYEAAWKLLTDRYANERALITAHLKMLFDSPPIGSAVLSDLKSLRDRSRAALTALKNMARPVEYWDDVLVFHFVRKLDKESHREWELRMGEEELFPSLADWEAFLNVRIRTLESLASSRGEGNSAYKNKSAPIKT from the coding sequence ATGGATACATTAATCCGCGAAAATAAAGTGCATGCACGTCTGATCAACAATGCACTGCTCAACTTTAAAAAATTGGGGAACGCGAATCACACTCCTGCAGTGATTCGCAGTCGGATCAACCTGCTCAAGGATTACTGGGCCAAATTCCAATCAACGCAAGTCCAGATCGAGGTTGCAGCAACGGAGGAGGACACCAGGGCGAATCCCTACTTCTCCAGCGACGTCTTCGGGGATACGGAAGCAGCTTTCCTTGCCGCCCTCGACGCTATGACGGCAGCCTTACCGACGGACTCCGAACCTGCAAGTAACCCATGTAATACGAGTACCGCTTCTTGTAATCGCGAATCTGCACTGTCGGTCAAGCTTCCTCGCGTCGAATTACCTAAATTCTCCGGGGACTATACGGAATGGGAAAATTTTCGAGACCTCTTTCAGTCTTTAGTTGGCTCTAACGACGCGTTACCGGAGGTGCAAAAGTTGCACCATCGTAAATTAAGCTTAATTGGTGAAGCGTCTCTTCTATTAAAAAACGTTTCCACTTCCGCGGCGAATTACGAGGCAGCGTGGAAACTATTGACCGACAGGTACGCGAACGAACGCGCGCTCATAACCGCTCACCTGAAAATGTTGTTCGACTCACCCCCGATCGGATCCGCAGTTCTAAGCGATTTAAAAAGCTTACGCGATAGATCTCGCGCCGCATTAACGGCCTTAAAAAACATGGCTCGCCCGGTCGAATACTGGGACGATGTTCTTGTTTTTCACTTTGTCCGCAAGTTGGACAAGGAGTCCCATCGGGAGTGGGAGTTACGCATGGGTGAAGAGGAATTGTTCCCATCCCTCGCGGATTGGGAGGCGTTCCTCAATGTGCGAATTCGAACTCTGGAATCGTTGGCGTCATCCCGCGGAGAAGGAAACAGCgcctataaaaataaatcagcGCCTATTAAAACGTGA